The Aedes albopictus strain Foshan chromosome 2, AalbF5, whole genome shotgun sequence region AATGACATGACGATGGACGATTGTAGCAATGTCGCCGACCAGATAGATACATTGACACTTAACACTTGGAGGCGAAACAGTCGATGCGCTCGCTGACTGACGGACGAGGCTCGGTATTTCGCTACAACTGCAATATATAACTTAATCTCGACCCGCACGCATCTTTTAGTTTAGAGCTGGTCGCGGTCCGCGTGCTGCAAAATGTTGACCAAAAGGGTGCTCGGTTCCGTTGTGCTGTTCGTACTAGTGACGGTGGCCAGTGTCAGTGATGGGGCAAGGATATTGGCGATTTTTCCCGCGCCGGCGAAAAGTCATCAAATAGTGTTCCAATCGTTGATGAGGGGGTTGCTTGAGCGGGGTCATTCCATCGTCATGATGACGCCAGATCCTTTCGTAACGGATAATCCAAATATTACGCAAATCAATTGGAACTACGCGCACAAAATAGTGGAAGAAAACTTTGATGTGGCAAAGTTAAGACAACAAAATTGTAATTCTTTGGACATTGCTATGGGTCTTTTAAAAGTGACAGAACGGTTTATCAGAGCAGAACTAGCTCATCCGGAAGTGCAGGCATTGATTCGAAATGCCAACGACGAACACTTTGATGTTTTGATCGTGGAATATTTCCAAATGACACCGTTCTTCGCATTCGCCGAGTTGTTCAATGTGCCCATGATTGGAGTCACGTCGATCGATTCCATTTCGATGGCCCACCAAGTGATCGGAAACGTTATGAATGTGGTTGCCCACCAGGAAATGAATCACAAATTTTCATCAAATCCAAACTTTTTTCAAAGAATTGAAGCGGTTGTGACGAAAATATTCATCGATTACTATCTAATTCCTCGCGAGTTTGTGAAATATGATCGAAttattgagcaaaactttggtggAAACATGTCTAAATCCGTAGAGCTGATGCATCGGATAGACTTCTTGATGACCAACGTGGACCCAACAATGGGATTCATTCGTCCGATCGTGCCTCAAGCGATACAGTTGGGATTCCTACATGTCAAACCTCCGAAGCCGTTACCACAGGAGCTGCAGCAGTACATCGATGGATCCCGACATGGAGTGATTTACTTCAGTCTGGGCACTCTGATACGCAGTGATTCAATAAATCAgaagaatttgaaaattttcgtTGACACATTCAAATCACTCAAATACGACATTTTGTGGAAGTGCGACAGTGAAGTTGATCTCAACGGTACGAGTAACATTAGGATTTCGAAGTGGTTCCCACAACAGGATGTGCTCGGTAGGTCAAAACCCACATTGGAATTGGATGTTTTCTCAACAATCAGTTTCAACCGGTTCAAGAGGACCTACTTATTGAGAATATGAATTCACACGGGTCTGACAAAATTCAAGCAATTAACGCCTAAGCGGTTCATTTGGccgaaaaaaaatgtagaaatttcAACGCGCGTGTATTTTTTTGTGAATGCGCGGTGCCCGGAGAAATTTACGCGATCATCCGGGAGCGACAAGAATGACTAACTGGTAACTGGTAATTTATTCATAAACTGATGAGCATAATGATGTGATTTGTTTTTCGCCAGTTCATCAAATGCAAAATGATTAGCGATCAAAAATAATGGGCAATGGATCCTCGAAGCAAAATACAGTTTTTAACAATCAAACTGCCAAGCTtctcccaaacagtgggaacgcTCATTTCAACTTGCTATAGTTCGGccatttttcatccgatttgcaaattATTTTGAACCGATTAATTTTCCCGTCCTAGAAAGTTAACTAAATATGAATATACCATGTTTAAAATAATGATTGGACTAAAATTTTACTTtcaagtagggtattggttcccttattaagcatgtggctcccattttcatcctacgaaaaataaaggattgaagcgctgtttgttttgtttcttatttttgtattttttgttagaagtgagcacccatgaaaacaaaaagaacggagtcaatcggtgccgtaatcgcttatttttgaataggataaaaatgggagcatgagattactgatggcacacataccctacctacTCAAAAACATGGCGCAAATAATTTGGATTTTTTGGAGTTACTTCATATGTTGAGTAGTTTTCGCAGAGGCTGGCGGCCGTAATGAATGGATGGAGAAGACTGACGATTGAAGATCTGCTGAGGCCTGCTTTGACGGGCATGAACAGATTTAGAcgaacaaatattttgaaaatttttgtgaaATACGTCACCTTTGTTAACGAGTGTAACGGAAGAATCGATGTAGATGCTCTTAATTTTCATTTAAACCTAAATTTTAAATACTATTTGTAAAACACCCTGAATAGACAAatgaatgaaaccaaattttaaaccaaaaaaaaaaaaaatgttgaattgcTTATGTTGATCAAGCAAAAATATTTGCAATGAAATAACTGGAGATACTCAATCTTATGACTATGAAACTCACACAAATTATGTGTAACACAGGAAATTTCTAATTTAACGTTGAActtcacgttcatcgcgacaatcacTGTGTGTGCATTAGAATAATAGtgagaagtttgaaaacttggaaGTATATAATCTTCACAAAAGTACGAATAATACGTGTATTTTCAGTTCAAATTATCAATAATCAAAAGTAAATAATCGTcgggcccagtcaaccagtgctCGTATAATATGTAGCATAAattgttaaagtggaggcgatatgcgtacattttacatgtggagattttttttaattaccgtacgggtttgggccgaaaggtctcagattttcatgaaactttttccacaggcagggcacatggatatatgaacaagaaaaaaaaattgaggaaaattcagggtcgcctattttcccggaaaactcaggtggaattttttgttttcctctgacactacttactttgaacataactcaagaacgaagcatagtagaaacaaagtttttttttttacaaaataaaagcaaattttctcagaaatccaaaaaaaaaatatgaactggaaaaagtttcccacaaaaatttccacagtttctcaaaaaatatttttaagaaggtaatttcataagctttgatcgttgaaatttttggaacgcaCTTAATTTCGTtgctgagttatggcaaattttgtgaaaaatgaccatacatggtcattttcacataattgaccataactcagtaacgagaaaaaagtacattccaaaaatttcagcgatcaaagcttatgaaattacctacattaccaaaaatatttttttgaaaatttttcacgagtttggacatagtttttccggtttctcttcatgaattttctcaacaatggaaaattttgtggaaatttttttcaagttcatattttttttttggattcctgagaaaatttgctttcattttcatcaaaaaactttgtttctacgatgcttcgttcttaagttatgatttttcatagaaaaggcttttatggcacatttggacatttttcaacaaaattggccataactcaaaaacgaaaaaaaagtgcattccaaaaatgtcagcgattaaagcttatgaaataaccttctcaaaaatattgtttcgaaaatttttcacgagttcgggcatagtttttcgggcttttctttacgaattttcaaaactttggaaaattttgtgggaaactttttccagttcatatttttttggatttctgagaaaatatgctttcattttctaaaaaaaactttatttctacgatgcttcgttcttgagttatgatttttcaaagtaagtagtgcaatgcttcgttcttgagttatgatttttcaaagtaagtagtgtcaggggaaaacaaaaaaattccacctgagttttctggaaaaaatggcGACCGTGAATTTACCtcaatttttatttgttcatatatccatgagccctgcttgtggaaaaagtttcatgagaaTCTTAAACCCTTcgtcccaatttgtacgataataaaaaaaatgcctatgTGCCTAAATGGGGGTACAAAGCATAAGTGTGGTGCTGGTGACGGTGGTCAACCGTACAAGTACCGGAAGGAAAGGATAAGAATGCTTTTCCAGAACGATTGTGAGAAGGTTGACAAATTAGAACTACAAAA contains the following coding sequences:
- the LOC109430774 gene encoding UDP-glucosyltransferase 2 isoform X2, which gives rise to MLTKRVLGSVVLFVLVTVASVSDGARILAIFPAPAKSHQIVFQSLMRGLLERGHSIVMMTPDPFVTDNPNITQINWNYAHKIVEENFDVAKLRQQNCNSLDIAMGLLKVTERFIRAELAHPEVQALIRNANDEHFDVLIVEYFQMTPFFAFAELFNVPMIGVTSIDSISMAHQVIGNVMNVVAHQEMNHKFSSNPNFFQRIEAVVTKIFIDYYLIPREFVKYDRIIEQNFGGNMSKSVELMHRIDFLMTNVDPTMGFIRPIVPQAIQLGFLHVKPPKPLPQELQQYIDGSRHGVIYFSLGTLIRSDSINQKNLKIFVDTFKSLKYDILWKCDSEVDLNGTSNIRISKWFPQQDVLAHPNVKLFVTQGGQQSMEEAVDRQVPMVVIPFNFDQFGNGDKIVERGIGKSIWMENLSTDSLLSAIVEVIGNKKYKRNIERLSKLVRDQPMQPLDKAIWWTEYIIRNKGASHLRYKQARMPAWQYHYYDVVATLLAAALVIVALIAYVVKRLLSYLLLRGPWLAALRVKQKAL